From Schistocerca cancellata isolate TAMUIC-IGC-003103 chromosome 6, iqSchCanc2.1, whole genome shotgun sequence, a single genomic window includes:
- the LOC126191205 gene encoding uncharacterized protein LOC126191205 has protein sequence MLGPLLFLIYINDMTSSITSNSKIFLFADVTSLVVKDVGCLACDGRRKTNNNVRERPMLWDQKNKLYHNRDFIRQAWNEIAEDCGTDSEVMKNKWKNQCDTFRSELKKTRAERSGDEGGMLPFQSN, from the exons atgttggggccactcctgttccttatttatataaatgatatgacctctagtattacaagtaattctaaaatatttctgtttgctgatgtcactagcttggtagtaaaggatgttgggtGTCTTGCTTGCGATGGACGTCGAAAGACTAATAACAATGTGCGTGAACGCCCCATGTTGTGGGACCAGAAAAATAAACTTTACCACAATAGGGATTTTATACGTCAAGCATGGAATGAAATAGCTGAAGATTGTGGAacagaca GCGAGGTAatgaagaataaatggaagaaccAATGTGACACTTTCCGCTCTGAACTTAAAAAAACTCGTGCTGAACGTTCAGGAGACGAAGGTGGCATGCTGCCTTTCCAATCCAATTAG